A section of the Humulus lupulus chromosome 2, drHumLupu1.1, whole genome shotgun sequence genome encodes:
- the LOC133818801 gene encoding uncharacterized protein LOC133818801, protein MFNTLMMAHNIGPELRCLIFPSTLIGPARQWFKQGKRQSINSWKTFSADFKRAFRASQAARVQADSLANVRQQPGETLKAYLSRFANVAAWARDADDSSKLMAMRTGILVGGELWKDIQRKGVNSVNEFLNRAQEWINLEEAEASAAGTSQVPDQPVGVGTEVVAATQNVTQNNQLGGGKRKGNGENSQHGPKKNKSVDKFKPVYTTYTELTQSRENIFLANSTRLPWKRPEPLKHQKGKRDTSKFCRFHNDVGHNTDDCRHLKDEIETFIRASPLAQFARNRVPASRPAPEVPASQPGSRIDQDVPPPVIGGEISTISGGPHMAGTSRGAQKRYVNELKAHNGVEFVPEQRLPKQQRLEKQPIIFTEDDAGHVQFPHNDPLVVAVQLANRRVRRVLIDNESSVNLLFRSTLEKMGLTVAELKATSMMLYGFSGEGSATIGTIELVITLGEGSRIVSKLLEFVVIDCSAAYNTILGRSTLIAFEAVTSIRHLAMKFPTSKGICTIRGDQLAAKECYNISMKGKSKPGQLAMAIQSGEEESRDPLSGLEIENPQSAEGENIVLSEDIDPRIGEDRSELQVIEELEEVNIDPQNPSRMVRLGKNLCSERKAELIRFLRDNLDVFVWSHEDMVGISPSVIMHTLHLDKNVPAKSQKQRRLGTTRAEALEEEVARLKKCGFIREAKFPIWVANPVLVPKPNGKWRTCIDFSDLNKACPKDCFPLPRIDQLVDATAGHELMSFMDAYSALKYRRLMLPEPFIKRFPFVSYLRQLPNNWHRHRRCL, encoded by the coding sequence atgttcaacaccctaatgatggcccacaacattggccctgagctgaggtgtttaatatttccttccacactgattggaccagccaggcagtggttcaagcaaggcaaaagacagtcaatcaactcctggaaaactttctcggctgatttcaaaagggcattccgagcctcccaggctgcccgcgttcaggccgactctctggctaacgtgaggcagcagcccggcgaaactctgaaggcctacctgagcagatttgcgaacgtcgctgcttgggctagagacgcggatgatagctccaagctcatggccatgagaactggaatcctcgtcggaggggagctctggaaagatatacaaagaaagggagtcaactcggttaacgaattcctcaacagggcccaggaatggatcaacttggaggaagccgaagcctcagctgcaggaaccagccaggtccctgatcagcccgttggagtggggacggaggtcgtggcagcgacccaaaacgtcacacagaacaaccagctcggtggaggcaaaagaaaggggaatggcgaaaacagccagcacggcccaaagaagaataagtccgtagacaagttcaagcccgtctacacgacttatacagagcttacccagtctagggagaatatcttcctagctaactctactcgcctcccctggaagaggccggagcctttgaagcaccaaaaggggaagagagacacctccaagttttgccgttttcacaacgatgttggccacaatactgatgattgtaggcatttgaaagatgagatcgagactttcatccgagccagccccttggctcagtttgcgcggaacagggttccagcaagtcgacctgctccggaagtcccggcaagtcagcccgggtctcggatagatcaggacgtccctcctcccgtgataggaggggagatatccaccatctctggaggtccgcatatggctggcacgagcaggggtgcccagaagaggtacgtgaacgaacttaaggcgcacaatggagtagagttcgtcccggagcagcgcctgccaaagcaacaacgattggaaaagcaaccgatcatttttacagaagatgatgcgggccatgtccagttcccgcacaatgaccctctggttgtagcagttcagctcgctaatcggagggttaggagggtgctgatcgacaatgagagctcggtgaacctcctattccggtccacattagagaagatgggtttgactgtcgccgagctgaaggcgacctccatgatgctatatggtttttcgggagaaggatcagcgactatagggactatcgagctggtgatcaccctgggggaaggatctcggatagtctccaaactcctcgagttcgtggtcatcgactgctccgctgcgtacaacacaattttgggacgatctacgctcatagcttttgaggccgtcacttccatccgccacctcgcgatgaaattccctacttccaagggaatatgcactatccgtggcgatcagctcgctgccaaggaatgctacaacatttccatgaagggaaaatcgaaacccgggcagctggcaatggccatccaaagtggtgaagaggaatctcgggacccCTTGTCTGGTCTTGAGATTGAAAaccctcaaagcgccgaaggggaaaatatcgtcttgagtgaggatattgacccccgaataggcgaggacagatccgagctccaagttattgaggagcttgaggaagtaaacattgatccgcagaacccatcacggatggtcaggctcggaaaaaacctctgcagcgagaggaaggcggagctgatcagatttctgcgggataacctagATGTGTTTgtgtggtcacacgaggacatggtgggaatcagcccgagtgtcatcatgcacacacttcatctggataaaaacgttcctgcaaagtcccagaagcagagacgcctaggaacaacccgggctgaagccttagaggaagaagtagcccggctaaaaaaatgtggctttatccgtgaagccaagtttccgatttgggttgccaaccccgtgctggtcccgaagcccaacgggaaatggcgtacctgcatcgacttctccgacctgaataaagcctgccccaaggattgttttccattgccaaggattgaccagttggtggatgccacggcggggcacgagcttatgtcatttatggacgcgtactctgccctcaaatacaggaggttgatgcttcctgaaccgttcataaagaggttcccatttgtttcctacctcaggcagctgcccaataactggcaccgacaTAGAAGGTGCCTCTGA